From a region of the Oncorhynchus tshawytscha isolate Ot180627B linkage group LG14, Otsh_v2.0, whole genome shotgun sequence genome:
- the LOC112238832 gene encoding DNA-directed RNA polymerase II subunit RPB4 encodes MASRGGSRDIEDASQLLFPKEFENAETLLNSEVQMLLEHRKQQNESAEDEQELTEVFMKIWRGSLRMRSCSRSLMTSRPREVSNTEDSSSSGLF; translated from the exons ATGGCGTCCAGAGGCGGTTCAAGAGATATTGAGGACGCTTCTCAGTTACTTTTCCCCAAAG AGTTCGAGAACGCGGAGACACTTCTAAACTCCGAGGTACAGATGCTTCTGGAGCATCGCAAGCAGCAGAACGAGAGTGCAGAGGACGAACAAGAGCTAACGGAGGTTTTCATGAAAA TCTGGAGGGGCAGTTTGAGGATGAGGAGCTGCAGCAGATCCTTGATGACATCCAGACCAAGAGAAGTTTCCAATACTGAAGACAGTTCCTCCTCTGGCCTGTTCTAA
- the LOC112238831 gene encoding dual specificity protein phosphatase 14 isoform X1 encodes MRQSGSCQCPFPMSFSQITQSLYLGGVDTVFKPTGLYSRNITLIVNATAEHPCPQYEGVECFQVPVLDQPHAPLACYFDAVAERIHNNHSGSTLVHCTAGRSRSPTLIMAYLMRYEGVSLRQAHEWVLKYRPHIRPNAGFWRQLMEYERRLYGKNTVRMAATSCGVLPEALDGQEAIYCVNG; translated from the exons A TGAGACAGTCGGGCAGCTGTCAATGTCCATTCCCCATGTCATTCTCCCAGATCACCCAGTCTTTGTATCTGGGTGGTGTGGACACAGTCTTCAAGCCCACCGGTCTCTACAGTAGGAACATAACTCTGATTGTCAACGCCACTGCAGAGCACCCCTGTCCTCAGTATGAGGGGGTGGAGTGTTTCCAGGTACCCGTACTGGACCAGCCTCACGCCCCCCTGGCCTGCTACTTCGATGCTGTTGCAGAACGTATCCATAACAACCACTCAGGGAGTACGCTGGTCCACTGCACTGCAGGCCGGAGTCGTTCTCCTACCCTGATCATGGCTTACCTGATGCGGTATGAGGGGGTATCACTGCGCCAGGCCCATGAGTGGGTCCTGAAGTACAGACCTCATATCCGACCCAATGCTGGTTTCTGGAGGCAGCTGATGGAGTATGAGAGGAGGCTCTATGGGAAGAATACTGTGAGGATGGCTGCTACCTCCTGTGGTGTGCTGCCTGAGGCTCTGGATGGACAGGAGGCTATTTACTGTGTGAATGGCTGA
- the LOC112238831 gene encoding dual specificity protein phosphatase 14 isoform X2, whose translation MSFSQITQSLYLGGVDTVFKPTGLYSRNITLIVNATAEHPCPQYEGVECFQVPVLDQPHAPLACYFDAVAERIHNNHSGSTLVHCTAGRSRSPTLIMAYLMRYEGVSLRQAHEWVLKYRPHIRPNAGFWRQLMEYERRLYGKNTVRMAATSCGVLPEALDGQEAIYCVNG comes from the coding sequence ATGTCATTCTCCCAGATCACCCAGTCTTTGTATCTGGGTGGTGTGGACACAGTCTTCAAGCCCACCGGTCTCTACAGTAGGAACATAACTCTGATTGTCAACGCCACTGCAGAGCACCCCTGTCCTCAGTATGAGGGGGTGGAGTGTTTCCAGGTACCCGTACTGGACCAGCCTCACGCCCCCCTGGCCTGCTACTTCGATGCTGTTGCAGAACGTATCCATAACAACCACTCAGGGAGTACGCTGGTCCACTGCACTGCAGGCCGGAGTCGTTCTCCTACCCTGATCATGGCTTACCTGATGCGGTATGAGGGGGTATCACTGCGCCAGGCCCATGAGTGGGTCCTGAAGTACAGACCTCATATCCGACCCAATGCTGGTTTCTGGAGGCAGCTGATGGAGTATGAGAGGAGGCTCTATGGGAAGAATACTGTGAGGATGGCTGCTACCTCCTGTGGTGTGCTGCCTGAGGCTCTGGATGGACAGGAGGCTATTTACTGTGTGAATGGCTGA